The following are from one region of the Halodesulfurarchaeum sp. HSR-GB genome:
- a CDS encoding GTP-binding protein — MGLEEEIEALETEIAETPYNKSTEAHIGRLKAKLAEKREKLEAQQDSGSGGGGYGVEQSGDATVALVGFPSVGKSTLINALTNADSEVGSYDFTTLDVNPGMLDYRGANIQLLDVPGLIEGAAGGRGGGREVLSVIRTADLIVFLLSAFEIEQYERLDEELYHNDIRLDTEPPSITVRKKGKDGIDVNASAELSLDEETIKGVLREHGFVNAIITIRGDPDLDELVDGIMDNRVYLPSLTVVNKVDLIDPSYADTMRANLRDVGVDPDEAVFISAEKEKGLDALVDRLWEELKLIRVYMDKPGRGVDYEDPVILRAGETVDDLLSKLGGTFDDRFRFARVTGPSAKHDEQQVGRDHTLADEDVLRIVASR, encoded by the coding sequence ATGGGACTTGAGGAGGAGATCGAGGCACTCGAAACGGAGATTGCCGAGACTCCGTACAACAAGTCCACCGAAGCACATATCGGCCGTCTCAAGGCGAAACTCGCGGAGAAACGCGAGAAACTGGAGGCCCAGCAGGACTCTGGTAGTGGTGGCGGCGGGTACGGCGTCGAACAGTCCGGTGACGCCACCGTAGCCCTCGTGGGCTTTCCCAGTGTGGGGAAATCGACGCTGATCAACGCACTTACCAACGCCGACAGCGAGGTCGGCTCCTATGACTTTACGACCCTCGATGTCAACCCCGGCATGCTCGATTATCGGGGGGCGAACATCCAGTTGCTCGACGTTCCGGGCCTCATCGAGGGGGCGGCCGGTGGGCGGGGTGGCGGCCGGGAGGTGCTCTCGGTCATTCGAACGGCTGACTTGATCGTTTTTCTCCTCTCGGCCTTCGAGATCGAACAGTACGAACGGCTGGACGAGGAACTCTATCACAACGACATTCGCCTGGATACGGAACCCCCGTCGATCACCGTCCGAAAGAAAGGCAAGGACGGGATCGACGTCAACGCCTCTGCGGAACTCTCCCTCGATGAGGAGACGATCAAGGGCGTGCTCCGGGAACACGGCTTCGTCAACGCGATCATCACCATCCGCGGTGATCCGGACCTGGACGAACTCGTCGACGGGATCATGGACAACCGGGTGTATCTGCCCTCCCTGACCGTTGTGAACAAGGTCGACCTCATCGACCCGAGCTACGCCGACACCATGCGGGCGAACCTTCGTGATGTCGGGGTGGACCCGGACGAGGCCGTGTTTATCAGCGCCGAGAAGGAGAAAGGCCTCGATGCCCTGGTCGATCGGCTATGGGAGGAACTCAAACTCATTCGGGTCTACATGGACAAGCCGGGGCGAGGCGTGGATTACGAGGACCCGGTGATCCTTCGGGCCGGCGAGACGGTCGACGATCTACTCTCGAAACTCGGCGGTACCTTCGACGATCGCTTCCGGTTCGCTCGCGTAACGGGCCCGAGTGCGAAACACGACGAACAGCAGGTCGGTCGCGATCACACCCTCGCCGACGAGGACGTGTTGCGAATCGTCGCTAGTCGCTGA
- the dph5 gene encoding diphthine synthase, protein MLTFVGLGLYDERSVTIEGRDAIRDAEAVFAEFYTSRLVAATVEDLEAYHDVTIQVRDRAGVEQDPEPILEAAETGPAVFLTAGDPTVSTTHVDLRLRAHERDIGTRIVHAPTAQTAASGLTGLQNYRFGKSTTIPFPWAHGADGVPDSVIDTIEANRERGLHTLAYLDIKAESEELMDGGTAAGLLADHWRADPLGVVIGRAGSPEPTVKADRLGALSEMTFGPPPHMLLIPGDLHPIEVDALAAFGDAPEALLE, encoded by the coding sequence ATGCTCACTTTCGTCGGCCTGGGGCTGTACGACGAGCGCTCTGTCACCATCGAGGGACGGGACGCCATTCGAGACGCCGAGGCCGTCTTTGCCGAGTTTTACACCAGTCGACTCGTCGCGGCGACGGTCGAAGATCTGGAGGCCTACCACGACGTGACGATCCAGGTTCGGGACCGGGCTGGGGTCGAACAGGACCCGGAGCCGATCCTGGAAGCGGCCGAGACGGGGCCCGCAGTCTTCCTGACCGCCGGTGATCCAACCGTTTCGACCACTCACGTGGACTTGCGACTACGTGCCCACGAGCGAGATATCGGGACCCGAATCGTCCACGCCCCCACTGCCCAGACCGCGGCCAGTGGGCTCACCGGCCTTCAGAATTATCGGTTCGGAAAGTCGACGACGATCCCCTTCCCGTGGGCCCACGGAGCCGATGGCGTCCCCGACTCGGTTATCGACACGATCGAGGCGAATCGAGAACGAGGACTACACACGCTGGCCTATCTCGATATCAAGGCCGAATCCGAGGAGCTAATGGACGGGGGGACAGCCGCCGGACTCCTGGCCGACCACTGGCGCGCGGACCCGCTCGGTGTCGTCATCGGCCGTGCAGGGAGTCCCGAGCCGACAGTCAAAGCGGACCGTCTGGGGGCGCTCTCGGAGATGACGTTCGGTCCGCCACCACATATGCTGCTCATCCCTGGAGACTTACATCCCATCGAAGTGGACGCGCTGGCGGCGTTCGGCGACGCGCCCGAAGCGTTACTCGAATAA
- a CDS encoding class I SAM-dependent methyltransferase family protein, protein MTVPCVAVERQAGEATRQRLAEAGLLATEWDIDVDGEQVYIPVTDPTAVPGDLHVVDHDAPERQTQQMPADLLGWEPSYERLGDLAIIDEDDPDRADAIADALWQSDLPIDGVLNRASKVKGETRTRDWDVLRGSSTQTVHREYGAEFLLDVDSVYFSPRLATERHRVVTQVEPDEQAFDMFAGVGPFVIPMAKRGATVIGTDVNEVAIDFLRENARRNGVEDRVTAIAGDVRDVAPEYENWADRLVMNLPHSADEFLDTAVSLAGEHARLHYYDIQHESAPFEPGEAAIRDAAEPEYEVSVRTRHEVRTYAPHEVNVVLDVDLDRVD, encoded by the coding sequence ATGACCGTCCCCTGTGTCGCTGTCGAGCGTCAGGCTGGCGAGGCCACCCGACAGCGACTCGCCGAGGCTGGACTGCTCGCAACCGAGTGGGACATCGACGTCGACGGGGAGCAGGTCTACATCCCCGTCACCGATCCGACGGCGGTCCCGGGGGATCTGCACGTCGTCGATCACGACGCCCCCGAACGACAGACACAGCAAATGCCGGCGGACTTGTTGGGCTGGGAGCCCAGCTACGAACGACTAGGCGACCTGGCGATCATCGACGAGGACGACCCGGACCGAGCAGACGCGATCGCCGATGCCCTCTGGCAGTCGGACCTGCCGATCGATGGGGTGCTCAACCGGGCCTCGAAGGTCAAAGGCGAAACCCGGACCCGTGACTGGGATGTCCTCCGGGGTTCGAGCACACAGACGGTTCACCGCGAATACGGCGCCGAGTTCCTTTTGGACGTGGATTCGGTGTACTTCTCGCCCCGACTTGCGACGGAACGCCATCGGGTCGTCACGCAGGTCGAACCGGACGAACAGGCCTTCGACATGTTCGCCGGTGTCGGACCATTCGTGATTCCGATGGCCAAACGAGGGGCGACGGTAATCGGCACTGACGTCAACGAGGTCGCGATCGATTTCCTCCGCGAGAATGCCCGGCGGAACGGGGTCGAAGATCGGGTGACTGCTATCGCCGGAGACGTCCGGGACGTGGCCCCGGAGTACGAGAACTGGGCCGATCGCCTGGTCATGAACCTGCCCCACTCCGCAGACGAGTTTCTCGATACTGCCGTGTCACTCGCCGGCGAGCACGCCCGGCTTCACTATTATGACATCCAGCACGAGTCGGCCCCGTTCGAACCGGGCGAGGCGGCGATTCGAGACGCCGCCGAACCGGAGTACGAGGTCTCCGTTCGGACTCGCCACGAGGTTCGAACCTATGCTCCACACGAGGTGAACGTCGTCCTCGACGTTGACCTGGATCGAGTCGACTGA
- a CDS encoding multicopper oxidase family protein: MTEPPSNTRRRLLQTLGAAGLGALAGCASLDGPSQEGETPSITSKTPPAEPADHEATVRAASGTVQPGGDLTSETWVYNDQFPGPELRAKAGDVVAFELQNELPAETTIHWHGVPVANEMDGVPHVTQQPVAAGDSFTYKFRAEPPGTYFYHSHVGLQLDRGLFGPLIIEESDPHVEYDREYTIVLDDYLTREPQPLFGEDSFGSGGMMGTQRPPYAGLLVNGRSAADPAVFDVREGERVRLRFINASSATLFQVQLGGHPMTVSHADGRPVDPVTVDGFQFGSGERYDTILEATNPGTWEIRATPLNGSEPPARAAITYEGVEPSSPVGPSQSNNLLSYGDLRARSPLSGVSGNPDRTFDLSLSPGGPSGQWLIDGQAYPEADPLQIRSGEHVRVRMTNQSPVPHPMHLHGHFFQVGDAVKDTVVVPGHMGQETFDFVADNPGDWLFHCHNLYHLEAGMARVIEYVD; the protein is encoded by the coding sequence ATGACTGAACCTCCCTCGAACACACGCCGGCGACTCCTCCAGACACTCGGTGCAGCGGGGCTTGGGGCACTCGCGGGTTGTGCGAGCCTCGATGGGCCATCCCAGGAGGGAGAGACGCCTTCAATCACCTCCAAAACGCCGCCTGCAGAGCCGGCAGATCACGAGGCCACCGTTCGTGCAGCGAGTGGAACGGTTCAGCCGGGTGGCGACCTCACCTCAGAAACCTGGGTCTACAACGACCAGTTTCCGGGCCCGGAACTCCGGGCGAAAGCGGGCGACGTGGTCGCTTTCGAATTGCAAAACGAACTACCAGCGGAGACGACGATCCACTGGCACGGCGTCCCCGTGGCCAACGAGATGGACGGCGTTCCACACGTCACACAACAGCCAGTTGCAGCGGGTGATTCGTTCACCTACAAATTCCGGGCGGAGCCACCAGGGACGTACTTCTATCATAGCCACGTCGGCCTCCAACTCGACCGGGGACTCTTCGGGCCACTCATCATCGAGGAGTCTGACCCGCACGTCGAATACGACCGGGAATACACGATCGTCCTCGATGACTACCTGACTCGCGAACCCCAACCGCTCTTCGGCGAAGACTCGTTTGGCTCCGGGGGGATGATGGGCACCCAACGACCACCCTATGCCGGGTTGCTGGTCAACGGGCGATCGGCCGCCGATCCAGCAGTATTCGACGTTCGCGAGGGAGAGCGTGTGCGCCTTCGCTTTATCAACGCGAGCAGCGCGACACTCTTTCAGGTGCAACTGGGAGGCCACCCGATGACGGTATCACATGCCGATGGACGGCCCGTCGACCCAGTCACCGTCGACGGCTTTCAATTCGGCTCCGGCGAGCGATACGACACGATCCTTGAAGCGACGAATCCGGGAACCTGGGAGATTCGTGCCACGCCCCTCAATGGATCCGAACCGCCGGCACGAGCAGCGATCACGTACGAGGGCGTCGAGCCGAGTTCGCCAGTTGGGCCGTCCCAAAGCAATAACCTGCTTTCCTACGGCGATCTCCGGGCCCGCTCGCCGCTTTCCGGGGTCAGTGGCAATCCGGATCGGACGTTCGACCTGTCGCTCTCGCCCGGCGGTCCATCCGGCCAGTGGTTGATCGACGGCCAGGCCTACCCGGAGGCGGATCCGCTTCAAATTCGGTCCGGCGAACACGTGCGGGTCCGGATGACCAATCAAAGCCCGGTCCCCCATCCGATGCATCTCCACGGGCACTTCTTCCAGGTGGGTGATGCAGTCAAAGACACCGTCGTCGTCCCCGGCCACATGGGCCAGGAGACATTCGACTTCGTGGCCGACAATCCTGGTGACTGGCTGTTCCACTGTCACAACCTCTATCACCTCGAAGCAGGAATGGCTCGGGTCATAGAATACGTCGATTAA
- the thrC gene encoding threonine synthase gives MAMDHVEALECTVCGETYDPDAPIYTCPNHDGVTGILDVVYDYDLIDERFDADLDGHIESQWKYEAFLPVDEDAEIVTLGEGGTDLFEAPNLSAELGVETLVKDDGRNPTGCLKDRATSVAVTKAAHADQDVLTCASTGNAAASLAGYAARAGLDARIFVPEDAPAGKLAQPLVYGADVLAVEGSYDEAYDLSVAATEAYGWYNRNAAINPFQVEGKRTVGHELAEQLHVRGEMADWVAFSMGDGCTIAGAWKGLKEFADLGYVEDTPKMLGVQAAGAPAIHDAFHDLPEGDPVAETLADSIAVGRPRNTVKAVRALRESEGTAVRVSDEEILEAEVLLGSTEGIYTEPAGGTALAGVRTAIEEGPIEPDETVVVVSTGFGLKDTESANRATGEATRIKPSIEEVNALYSE, from the coding sequence ATGGCCATGGACCACGTCGAGGCCCTGGAGTGTACTGTCTGTGGGGAAACCTACGACCCGGACGCGCCGATTTACACCTGTCCGAACCACGATGGAGTCACCGGGATCCTCGACGTCGTTTACGACTATGACCTGATCGACGAGCGGTTCGATGCCGACCTCGACGGCCACATCGAGAGCCAGTGGAAGTACGAGGCCTTTCTTCCGGTCGATGAGGACGCCGAGATTGTCACGCTCGGGGAGGGCGGCACCGACCTCTTCGAGGCACCGAATCTGAGCGCCGAACTCGGGGTCGAGACACTAGTCAAAGACGATGGGCGAAATCCCACGGGTTGTCTCAAGGATCGGGCGACGAGCGTGGCAGTGACCAAAGCCGCCCATGCCGACCAAGACGTCCTCACCTGCGCCTCGACGGGGAACGCCGCCGCGTCGCTCGCGGGGTACGCCGCGAGAGCCGGCCTCGACGCCCGGATCTTCGTCCCCGAAGACGCGCCGGCTGGCAAACTCGCCCAGCCACTCGTCTACGGGGCAGACGTACTCGCAGTCGAAGGTTCCTACGATGAGGCCTACGATCTCAGCGTCGCGGCCACCGAGGCCTATGGCTGGTACAACCGGAACGCCGCCATCAATCCGTTCCAGGTCGAAGGCAAACGCACGGTCGGTCACGAACTGGCCGAACAACTCCATGTTCGCGGTGAGATGGCCGACTGGGTCGCGTTCTCGATGGGCGATGGGTGTACCATTGCCGGAGCCTGGAAGGGACTCAAAGAGTTCGCCGATCTGGGTTACGTCGAGGACACGCCGAAGATGCTCGGCGTGCAGGCTGCGGGCGCCCCTGCCATCCACGACGCGTTTCACGACCTGCCCGAGGGCGACCCAGTCGCGGAGACGCTCGCGGACAGCATCGCCGTGGGCCGCCCTCGAAACACGGTGAAAGCCGTTCGTGCGCTCAGGGAGAGTGAGGGCACGGCCGTCCGCGTCTCCGACGAGGAGATCCTCGAGGCCGAAGTGCTCCTTGGGAGCACCGAGGGGATCTACACCGAGCCAGCCGGCGGCACTGCACTGGCGGGGGTCAGGACTGCCATCGAGGAGGGACCCATCGAACCGGACGAAACAGTTGTCGTCGTCTCGACTGGCTTCGGGCTGAAAGACACGGAAAGCGCGAACCGTGCGACCGGCGAGGCCACACGAATCAAACCCAGTATCGAGGAAGTCAACGCCCTGTACAGCGAGTGA
- a CDS encoding secondary thiamine-phosphate synthase enzyme YjbQ gives MSAQSLTVETTNRLEVTDVTDQVQAAVPDGATGTVTVFSNHTTTGITVNEGEERLLNDFESALDSLVPDGGWEHDQIDDNADSHIRAMLVGPSETIPVADGTLQLGTWQSVLLVECDGPRTRTIKVISCE, from the coding sequence ATGAGTGCGCAATCCCTGACTGTGGAGACGACGAACCGGCTCGAAGTCACAGACGTTACCGACCAGGTTCAGGCGGCAGTTCCGGATGGAGCGACCGGGACTGTGACCGTCTTCAGCAACCATACGACCACCGGGATCACGGTCAACGAAGGAGAGGAACGGCTTCTGAACGACTTCGAATCCGCGCTCGATTCACTCGTCCCGGACGGCGGCTGGGAGCACGATCAAATCGATGATAACGCCGATAGCCACATCCGGGCCATGCTGGTCGGCCCGAGCGAAACGATTCCCGTCGCAGATGGCACGTTGCAACTGGGCACCTGGCAGTCCGTCCTCCTGGTAGAATGTGACGGCCCGCGAACTCGCACGATCAAGGTCATCAGCTGCGAGTGA
- a CDS encoding glutamate-5-semialdehyde dehydrogenase, producing MSEYDTEAKVTAAESAALELAQTSNDTRSDGLRAIADAILERESEILEANEKDVTEAEAMLEAGEYSQALVDRLKLDSTKLESIAEMVRSVADQTDPLGKTLTARELDEDLELYKVAVPIGVLGTVFESRPDALVQIAALSLKSGNSVILKGGSEALHSNRVLYDIIEEVTADIADGWVQLIEAHAEVDAVLEMDEQIDLLMPRGSTEFVQYIQDNTKIPVLGHTEGICHVYVDDEADLEMATDIAFDAKVQYPAVCNAVETLLVHEQVAESFLPEMVEQYESADVEVRGDERTREIVDVNAATPKDWETEYGDLIISVKVVEELPEAIDHVNTYGSKHTESIVTENADSAARFMQSIDASSVFHNASTRFADGYRYGLGAEVGISTGKIHARGPVGLEGLTTTKYYLEGDGQLVATYAGDNPRPFTHEEFDGEWVPGRRSRN from the coding sequence ATGAGTGAGTACGACACCGAAGCCAAGGTCACCGCGGCCGAAAGTGCCGCGCTCGAACTCGCACAGACCTCGAACGACACGCGCAGCGACGGCCTGCGGGCGATTGCCGACGCCATTCTGGAACGCGAGTCCGAGATCCTCGAAGCGAACGAGAAAGACGTCACCGAGGCCGAGGCGATGCTCGAAGCCGGCGAGTACAGCCAGGCACTCGTCGATCGGCTGAAACTCGATTCGACCAAACTGGAGAGCATCGCCGAGATGGTACGCAGCGTCGCCGACCAGACGGATCCGCTTGGAAAGACCCTGACTGCACGCGAACTGGACGAGGACCTCGAACTCTACAAGGTCGCGGTCCCGATCGGCGTCCTCGGGACGGTCTTCGAGTCCCGACCCGACGCGCTGGTGCAGATCGCCGCGCTCAGTCTGAAATCCGGCAACTCCGTCATCCTGAAAGGCGGCAGCGAGGCACTGCACTCGAATCGGGTCCTCTATGACATCATCGAGGAGGTCACCGCGGACATCGCGGATGGCTGGGTCCAACTCATCGAGGCCCACGCCGAGGTCGATGCCGTCCTGGAGATGGACGAACAGATCGACCTCCTGATGCCCCGGGGGAGCACCGAGTTCGTCCAGTACATCCAGGACAACACGAAGATCCCGGTGCTCGGCCACACCGAGGGGATCTGTCACGTCTACGTCGACGACGAGGCGGACCTGGAGATGGCGACCGACATCGCCTTCGACGCGAAGGTCCAGTATCCGGCCGTCTGTAACGCCGTCGAGACGCTGTTGGTCCACGAGCAGGTCGCCGAATCGTTCCTCCCCGAGATGGTCGAGCAGTACGAGTCCGCGGACGTGGAAGTACGGGGAGACGAGCGAACTCGCGAGATCGTGGACGTGAACGCCGCGACCCCGAAGGATTGGGAGACCGAATACGGCGACCTGATCATCTCGGTGAAGGTCGTCGAGGAACTCCCCGAGGCCATCGATCACGTCAACACCTACGGTTCGAAACATACCGAATCCATCGTGACCGAAAACGCGGACAGCGCGGCGAGATTCATGCAGTCCATCGACGCGTCGAGTGTCTTCCACAACGCCTCGACGCGCTTTGCGGATGGCTACCGCTACGGCCTCGGTGCGGAGGTCGGCATCAGCACGGGCAAGATCCACGCTCGTGGTCCCGTGGGGCTGGAGGGGCTCACGACCACGAAGTACTACCTCGAAGGCGACGGCCAACTCGTCGCGACCTACGCTGGCGACAACCCACGGCCGTTCACCCACGAGGAGTTCGACGGCGAGTGGGTTCCCGGACGCCGGTCCCGGAACTGA
- the proB gene encoding glutamate 5-kinase, protein MTDRPSAELIEETRRLAAEADRVVVKAGTNSLTDEESNLDDEKLDKLVDDIMDLRERGKEVMLVSSGAIGAGKGRVDQPAETVEDMQAASTVGQSHLMRRYTESFERYDQKIAQILLTQEDLVDTERFSNFRNSLETLLEWGVVPIINENDAIAIEEIKIGDNDMISSSVAVGVDADLLVTLTDVGGVYTGNPKEDPEAEKIEAVGENYAEVQQIVQHSSTAEFGGIRTKVQGAREANEHGIPAIIAESTEPDVLEKIATGAAVGTLFLPVNGKTAETVGKTDE, encoded by the coding sequence ATGACTGACCGACCAAGCGCCGAACTGATCGAGGAGACCCGCCGGCTCGCTGCCGAGGCCGACCGCGTGGTGGTCAAAGCAGGGACGAACTCACTGACCGACGAGGAGTCGAATCTCGACGACGAAAAACTCGACAAACTCGTCGATGACATCATGGACCTTCGCGAGCGAGGCAAGGAGGTCATGCTCGTCTCGTCGGGGGCAATCGGGGCCGGCAAGGGCCGGGTCGATCAGCCGGCCGAAACCGTCGAGGACATGCAGGCGGCCTCGACCGTGGGCCAGAGCCACCTCATGCGCCGGTACACCGAGAGCTTCGAGCGCTACGATCAAAAGATCGCCCAGATCCTGCTGACCCAGGAGGACCTGGTCGATACGGAACGATTCTCGAACTTCCGGAACAGCCTGGAGACGCTTTTGGAGTGGGGTGTCGTCCCAATCATCAACGAGAACGACGCCATCGCTATCGAGGAGATCAAGATCGGCGACAACGACATGATTTCGTCCTCGGTGGCAGTCGGGGTCGACGCGGATCTACTGGTCACGCTCACCGACGTCGGCGGCGTGTATACGGGCAATCCAAAGGAGGACCCGGAGGCCGAGAAGATAGAGGCCGTCGGGGAAAACTACGCCGAGGTCCAGCAGATCGTCCAGCACAGTTCGACCGCCGAGTTCGGGGGCATCCGGACGAAGGTTCAGGGGGCCCGGGAGGCCAACGAACACGGCATTCCGGCCATCATCGCCGAGTCGACGGAGCCGGACGTCTTGGAGAAGATCGCGACCGGAGCGGCCGTCGGGACGCTGTTCCTCCCCGTAAACGGCAAGACCGCGGAAACAGTGGGTAAAACCGATGAGTGA
- the proC gene encoding pyrroline-5-carboxylate reductase has product MVHVSVIGCGHLGSAVIRGLARSGTHEITACDVSEAALAGVSEAADRTTTDLATAAEADVVVLAVKPGTVGAVLDELPLSSDQTLLSFAAAVPVEFLESRTQATVIRGMPNLAAETGTMACAVTPEATADVAALLADLGEFVEIAEAQMDIATAVNGSGPAFVFYLIKALAAAGVESGLDEADARVLAAQTFKGAAETVLQSEETLESLIDAVSSEGGTTIEGMEVLWDSDVDTVLGDAVRAAEDRSIEISREFQHD; this is encoded by the coding sequence ATGGTCCATGTAAGTGTAATCGGTTGCGGGCACCTCGGCAGTGCCGTGATCAGGGGGCTGGCACGATCCGGGACACACGAGATCACAGCGTGTGACGTGAGCGAGGCCGCACTCGCCGGCGTGAGCGAGGCGGCCGACCGGACGACCACGGACCTCGCGACGGCTGCCGAGGCCGACGTCGTGGTGCTGGCCGTCAAGCCGGGAACGGTCGGGGCTGTGCTGGACGAGTTGCCGCTATCCTCCGATCAGACCCTGCTCTCCTTCGCGGCCGCGGTGCCAGTCGAGTTCCTCGAATCGCGGACCCAGGCCACGGTCATCCGGGGGATGCCGAACCTGGCCGCCGAAACCGGGACGATGGCCTGTGCGGTCACACCCGAAGCCACTGCTGACGTGGCCGCGCTTCTCGCCGATCTCGGTGAATTCGTCGAGATAGCGGAGGCCCAGATGGACATCGCCACTGCCGTCAACGGGAGCGGCCCGGCCTTTGTCTTCTATCTGATCAAGGCCCTCGCAGCAGCCGGGGTCGAGAGCGGCCTCGACGAAGCTGACGCCCGGGTGCTTGCAGCCCAGACGTTCAAAGGGGCAGCCGAAACCGTTCTCCAGTCCGAGGAAACTCTGGAGTCGCTCATCGACGCGGTCAGCTCCGAGGGTGGCACGACCATCGAGGGCATGGAAGTGCTGTGGGATAGCGACGTAGACACCGTGCTCGGCGACGCCGTCAGGGCTGCCGAGGACCGTTCGATCGAGATTTCGAGGGAATTTCAACATGACTGA